The Dehalococcoidia bacterium sequence GCTCATCAACGAGAGCATCTCCACATCGGCGGGCGCGATCTACGGTCAGCGCATGGCACCCCGCGAGATGCGCGACGTCATCCGTGACATCGGACGGATCCCGGCCGAGCGCAACACGTTGTACGGCATCGTCCGCGAGTTCGGCTCAGCGCCCGATGACCATTACGACCCTCTGGACCACGTGATCGGCGAAGGGGACGCGCGATTCGGATCGTACGTCCAACTCGTCGAATCGACGGACTTCAAGTTCGCGGACCATTATCGTCCGGCACAGCCGGCGGCGGCGCCACGCTGAACAGAATGCCGCTCCTCGCGGCGCTGCGCATGGATGCGCGTTCCAGCGGCTAATAGCTCCCGCCGCGAGCTTTGTAGCCGAGTCGCGGTTGACGGCCGCCAGCGTTTGTCGTGCTCTTAACGAGTTTGAAGCACCCTCCTTGCGTCCCGTTCGTCATACTGGATCACGACACAAGGCGGCGGAGGAGGTCGGCGTGCAGTACGGATATCAATACCCGGAGCCTGAGTCCCAGCCACGGCGGCCGCGCTTGGGCGCGACGTTCCTCACGGTCGTCTTGAGCATGATCGTCGGCGGATTGATCGTCGGGGGCGTCACCTGGGCGATCGAGGACGACGGCGGCGGCGGCAGTCCGGCGACCGTCTCCGACAACACCGGCGTGCCGGTCAGCGAAGGCGACGACAATCCGGCAGTCGTGACGACCGATTTCACTGAGTTGTACCAGTCGGTGCGGGATTCGGTCGTGCGGATCACCACGGGTGACGTCGATAGCAGCCCGTTCTCGGTGCCGCAGGAGGGACTCGGATCCGGCGTGGTCATCGACGCCGAGGGCAACATTCTCACAAACTTCCACGTCGTCCGCGGCTTCGAGCAGGTGACGGTCACGTTCGCGGACGGCTCGACTGCCGCCGGCGAGGTCGTCGGGAGCGACCCGGGCAATGACATCGCCATGGTCCAGGTCGACGTCGATCCGGACGTGCTCAGCCCGGCGACGCTCGGCGATTCGAGCGCGGTCCGCATCGGTGAGTCGGTAGCGGCCCTCGGCAATCCGTTCGGCCTCGACGGCTCGTTCACCACCGGCGTCATCAGCGGCACCGGCCGCACGCTGGCTTCGAGCAGCACCGGCCGCCCGATCCGCAACCTGCTTCAGACGGACACGGCCGTGAATCCTGGCAACTCGGGCGGGGCGCTGTTCAACCTTCGCGGTGAGGTCATTGGCATCAACACGGCGATCGAAAATCCCAACGGCACCGGCTTCGTCGGGATCGCGTACGCGGTGCCGATCAACACGCCGAAACGCTTCCTTACCGAACTGATCAGCGGTGAGGGCATCGATCACCCACGGCTCGGCATCTCCGGGCGCACGTTGACGCAGTCCGAAGCGGCGGATCTCAGCGTGCCGCATGGCGTAGCGGTGATCTCCGTCGATCCGGACAGCGCTGCCGACGACGCTGGGCTGCGGCCATCCGAGAACGGCGGCGGCGACGTCATCGTCGAAATAGACGGCCAGGCCATGGAGTCGTTCGAAGACCTCGCCGATTACATCGATTCAAAGAGCACCGGCGACGGCGTGACGCTGAAAGTACACAGGGACGGCGAGGACATCGAGTTGCAGGCGACGCTGCGCTCGTGGGACTCGTCGGCGTAACGAGGCGACATCGCAGGCCGGCCGGTTCCCCGCCACCAACCCGGCCGCTTGCGTTGCGATCAAGGAGGCCCGCCGATCGGATCGGCGGGCCTCTTGCTTGCACAGGCTACGCACACGGCGGTCACGTCCGCGCCGTTGCTCCAGCGATGCCCTCGCCCGAAGGCAGTTCCGCCTCCCAGCCGTCGTACTCGCCCTTCTGCGACAGAGCGAGTTCGTGCAACGACGCGCGTAGCACGCGGATCGCGTCTCCATCGGGTGCGTCCGCGCGCCGCGCCACCACAAGGAGGCCGCTATTCATCGGGGCGTCCAACAGGTCGATGTCGAATCCCTGCTTGACGAGTTGCGCCGCTACGACGCGCGCCTCGTACTCGAGCGCAAAGTAGAGAAAGTGCCGCAACATCAGCGGTCGCGTCATGTCGACGCCGCGCTTGCGCAGTGCGTTGATGGCCACGCCGTCCTTGTCGGTCTTCGGCCTGTTGCGGAACAGATTGAGAATGAAGCCCATAGCCGGCCTCGCGCTCGGATCAATGCGCCGCGATCGTGCGGGGCTTGTAATGAGGTCGCGACGTTTCAAAACTATCGATTGCGCCGCTGTCTTGCAAGGTCAGGCCGATCTCGTCTAGCCCGTTCAGCAGGCTGTGCTTCACAAACGCATCAATGTGGAATCCGCGGACCTCGCTGCCGAAGCGCACGGTCTGGGACTCAAGGTCCACTTCCGCCTCGAATCCCGGCGCGTCTTCGGCCCGCGCGACGATCTGGTCAACGTCAGGCTGCGGCAGGACGACCGTGAGCAGACCGATCTTCGCGCAGTTGTTGCGAAAGATGTCCGCGAACGACGGCGCAATGATCGCGCGCAGTCCCATATCTTGCAGCGCCCACGGCGCGTGCTCACGTGAGGAACCGCACCCGAAGTTCGGGCCGGTCACGAGGATCGGCGAGGAATCATAGCGCCGGTCGTTCGTTACGAATGACGGATCTTTACGCCATTCCTCGAACGCGAACCGTCCGAAGCCGCTCCGCTCGATGCGCTTGAGGTACTTGGCCGGGATGATCTGGTCCGTATCGACGTCGGCACGGTTCAGCGGCATGACTCTGCCGCGAATGTTACGCACGACTTCCATCAGCCGCTCCTCCACTCGCGAATGTCGACGAAGTGCCCTGCGATCGCGGCGGCGGCCGCCATCTGCGGACTGACGAGATGCGTGCGGCCGCCGCGCCCCTGCCGGCCTTCGAAGTTCCGGTTCGAGGTCGATGCGCAACGTTCGCCCGGAAGCAGAATGTCGGGGTTCATGCCAAGGCACATGGAGCAGCCCGCCTCGCGCCACTCGAATCCGGCGTCGACGAATACGCGATCGAGGCCCTCCTGCTCCGCCTGCGCCTTTACCAGCCCCGAACCCGGCACCACCATCGCGTGCACCGTCGGAGCGACGTGCTGTCCGCGCACTACGGCAGCGGCCGCACGCAGGTCTTCGATGCGGGAGTTCGTACACGACCCCAGGAACACGCGGTCGATGCCGATGTCCTGGATGGACGTGCCGGGCTTCAGTTCCATGTACGCCAGCGAGCGCTCCGCCAGTTCGCGTACGCGCTCGTCGTCGAAACTCGCCGGATCGGGCACGCGGCCCGTGACCGGCACACTCTGCGCCGGCGTCGTGCCCCAGGTGACGCACGGCTCAATCTCTTCAGCGCGCAGCGACACGACGGCGTCGAATGTCGCGTCATCGTCCGAGGGGAGGGCTCGCCACTCGTCGAGGGCCTTCTCCCAGTCGGCGCCACGCGGAGCGAACGGGCGGCCTTCCACATACGCGAACGTCGTTTCGTCCGGCGCGACGAGACCGGCGCGCGCGCCCGCCTCGATCGACATGTTGCAGATCGTCATGCGGCCTTCCATGGAAAGCGAGCGAATGGCGTCGCCGCGGTACTCCATGACGTGGCCGATCCCACCCGAAACGCCGATTTTTCTGATGATCGCGAGGATCACGTCCTTCGCGGTCACGCCTTCGTGCAGTTCACCGTCCACGGCGATCGCCATCGTCTTCGGCGTCGCTTGCGCCAGCGTCTGCGTCGCGAGCACGTGTTCTACCTCCGACGTGCCGATGCCGATCGCGAGCGCGCCGAACGCGCCGTGCGTCGACGTGTGACTGTCACCGCAGACGATCGTCATGCCGGGCTGCGTCAGCCCCTGCTCCGGCCCGATGACGTGCACGATGCCCTGTCGCACGTCGCGGACGCCGAACATCGGCACGTCGAACTCCTCACAATTACGCTTGAGCGTCGCGACCTGCAGCGTCGAGAGGGGGTCAGTCCACTCCTGATCCCGGTCGATCGTCGGCACGTTGTGGTCGACGGTCGCGAGCGTCAGTTCGGGGCGGCGCACGCGGCGGCCGGCAATGCGCAGGCTTTCGAAGGCCTGGGCGGACGTGACCTCGTGCACCAGATGCAGATCGACGTAGAGGAGGTCGGGCTTGCCGTCCTCGCGCCGGACGACGTGCTGATCCCAAATTTTCTCGGAGAGTGTCTTCGCCATGTGTGCCTCAGTTCGTGTCGGCGAAATCGTCCAGATGGAGGTACTTCGGCACCGGGAGCCGCTTGCGGCCGGCGGTGAGCAACTCGACGCCGTCCAGCGCGTTTAGCACATCGAACCGGCGGTCGTTGCCGACGATCGCGTCGCTGCCGCTTACGGTGGCGGACGCCGCGACGAGCGCATCGGGCGTCTTCAAGTTGGTGATCGCCCGGATGCCCGCCGCGGCAAGCAACACCTGCTCGCTGATGTCGACGGTGCTCACGCCGGGCTGCTCGTGCGTCAGGCCGCGAATCATCGCCATCTCGCGCATGTCGCCGGAGCGGTACGGCCGCACCAGCAACTCGAGGTGGACGATCCCCGGAAGTTCGACCTGCAACGTACTCTGCGCGGCCATCTCGAGAAGTTTCCTCACCGGCGGGAATCGGCGCGAATCACCCTGCAGAAAGTAGATGCAGCCCGCCGTGTCCAGCGTGATATGCCGCATGCCCTTCAGCGCGACGACGAACTCGCTTACTCCCAACTATCCCGCTCGCGGCGGACGTAGGTATCGATGTCGTCGTCGGTCTTCCATTCGGCAACGTGGGCCATCGAGCCGGCGAGGCGATCGACCCACGCTTGCGGCGTCCGTGGCCGCAGTTCGACGCGGATAGCCTCCCCGACGACCGTGAGATCCAGCTCGTCGCCCGCCTCCAGGCCGAGATGGCGGACCATCGCCACCGGGAGCGTGATCTGGTTCTTGCTGCTGAGGCGCGTCGTGCCGCGCGCTATCGCCGGGTCCTCGTGATCGAGGACGAGATAGGGTGCGCCGATCTCGGCCACGCGCCGCCAGCCGCGCCCGTGTTCCACGGGATACGGTGCGCCCTTTGGGGTAGCATCATTGTCACTCATCGTCTGCCTCCTTGGTCTGCCACCACATTACCAAGAAGGGCTACCCAAAGTAAAGGGCAGCCCTTGTCTGCTTGGCGCGGAGATTATGTCTACGGATTCGTCCTGACTTCGCTGTCGCGCCGTCGCTCGATTGCCATCATGCGGTTCAGCGCATTCATGTACGCCTTGGCCGAAGCGACGATGATGTCCGTATCGGCGCCACGCCCGACGTAGCTCCGCTCCGCGCTCTCGATGCGGATCGTCACCTCGCCCTGGGCGTCGATGCCCTCGGTCACGCTCTTCACGGAGAATTCCGTCAATTCGTTCGGCACATCAATGATGCGGTTGATCGCCCGGTAGACCGCATCGACGGGCCCGGTGCCGAGCGCGGCATCGGAGCGAATCTGGCCGTCCGGCGCGATGAGGCGGACGGTCGCCGTCGGCGTCGCGTGGTCGCCGCACGTCACCTGGACGAAGTCGAGCCGGTAAATTTCGTCGTGCGTCCGCAGCTTGTCCGCGACCAGCGCTTCCAGGTCGCGATCGTCGATCTCCGCTTTCTTGTCCGCCAGATCCTTGAAGGCCAGGAACGCGCGCGACAGCTCTTCGGGCGTCAGCTCGTAGCCCAGCTCTTCGATCCGCGACTTGAATCCGTGCCGCCCGGAGACCTTGCCAAGCACGATCTCCGCGCCGCCCGTCGGCCAGCCGATGTCCTTCGCGTCCATGATCTCGTACGTCTCGCGCATCTTCAGGATGCCATCCTGGTGGATGCCCGACTGATGGCGAAAAGCGTTCGCACCGACGATCGCCTTGTTAGGCTGCGTGCTCATGCCGGTCAGATCCGAGACGAGACGGCTGGTGCGGTACAGCTCCTGAGTCCTGATGTTCGTCTCGACGTCGAAAAAGTCGCGGCGCGTCTTAATCGCCATCGTTACTTCTTCGAGCGCAGCGTTCCCGGCGCGTTCGCCGATGCCATTGATGCACGTTTCGACCTGCCGCGCGCCGGCCTTCACCGCAGCCAGCGAGTTTGCGACAGCAAGCCCCAGGTCGTTGTGGCAATGCACTGAAATACGCGCCTTATCGATGTTAGGCACGTTGTTCATGATGTCGCGAATGAACTCGGCGAACTCCTCCGGCACCGTGTAGCCGACGGTGTCCGGGATGTTCACCGTCGTCGCCCCCGCCTCGATGCACTGCTCTAGCATCCAGTACACATAGTCGCGGTCACTGCGCGTCGCGTCCATCGGGCTGAACTCGACATCGGAGCAATAGGCGGCGGCGCGCGCAACCATGGTCCGCGCCATTTCGAGCACCGTCTCCTTGTCTTTCACGAGTTGGTGCATGATGTGAATGTCGGACGACGACAGGAAGACGTGAATGCGCGGCGCCTCGCCCACCTTCACGGCGTTCCAGCAATCGTCGACCGCTTCGGGGTTCGCGTGCGCCAGTCCGGCGATCTGAGCACTACGCACCTCGCGTGCGATGGTCTGCACCGCCTCGAAGTCGCCGGGCGAGGTGCGGGGGAAGCCCGCCTCGATGACGTCGACGCCCAGCTTGGCGAGCTGGTGTGCGATCTCCAGCTTGTCCGGTGTCGTGAGGGCTACGCCGGGCGACTGCTCGCCATCGCGCAGCGTCGTGTCGAAGATGATGACCTTATCCATGTATCGATGCCTCCGTTCGCCCGAAGCGCGGGCGCAATTCCACAGTGCGCCGGTGGCCCTCCGCCCGCCAGGCGAGCGAGGGCCGCCGAAGTGTGAGCATCGCCTCCCGGTGCAGCGCTGGAGTTGTCGATCGGTCCATCTCTACGCCCACATCCCGATCCCTTATCGGCTCTTCTTCAGCCACGCCATCATGCCGCGCAGTTCGGCGCCCACCTGTTCGATCGGATGCTCGGCGTTCAGCCGCCGCAGGGCGTTGAAGCTCGGACGCCCCGCCTGGTTCTCCAAGATCCATTCGCGCGCGAACGTGCCGTCCTGGATCTGGTCCAGCACCTTGCGCATGTTCTCTTTCACGTGCGCGTCCACGACGACGGGGCCGCGCGTGTAATCTCCGAACTCCGCGGTGTCGCTGATCGAATAGCGCATGTACTCCATGCCGCCCTCGTACATGAGGTCGACGATCAACTTCAGTTCGTGCATGCACTCGAAGTACGCCAGCTCCGGCTGGTAGCCCGCCTCGGTCAGCGTCTCGAAGGCTTTCTTCACGAGCGACGTGACGCCGCCGCAAAGCACGCTCTGCTCTCCGAACAGGTCGGTCTCCGTCTCCTCCTTGAAGGTCGTCTCCAGCACGCCGCTGCGCGTGGCGCCGATGCCCTTCGCGTAGGCGAGCGCGATCTGGCGCGCGTTCTCGGTGGCGTTCTGGTGCACCGCGAAGAGCGCCGGCACGCCGCCACCCTCGACGTAGACGCGCCTTACCAGGTGGCCCGGACCTTTCGGCGCGACCATCGTCACGTCGACGTCGTCGGGCGCCGTCACCTGGCCGTAGTGAACGTTGAAGCCGTGCGCCCACATCACCATGTTGCCCGGCTTCAAGCCGTCGGCGATAGCGCCGTAGTACACCTCGCGCGCGACCTGGTCGGGCGTGAGGATCATGATGATGTCGGACTGCTCGGCAACTTCGCGCACCGAGCCGACGCGCAGCCCTGAGTCCTCGACGGCCTTCCACGACTTCGAGCCGGGATACAGGCCGACGGCGACGTCGAGGCCGCTGTCCTTGAGGTTCAGCGCGTGCGCGTGCCCCTGGCTCCCGAAGCCGATGACGCCGATCTTCTTCCCGTGCAGGACGGCGAGGTCGGCATCCTTGTCGTAATACATCTCAGGCATGTGTCCGTGTCTTCCCGTGTTGTTCGCTCGATGCGAGTCTGTGGCCTCTGACTAAATCAGGCTCCCGACCTTCGGCTTGCCTTCGCCCGCCGACCGGTGCGGGCGCTGCTCCGCGCCGTCCGTCGGCGGCGCCTTCACCGTCGTTGTGCCGCCGCGGACCATCGCCACGCGGCCAGTGCGCACCAATTCCTTCAGCCCGAACGGCGACAGCATCGCGACGATGGCGTCGATCTTGTCCTCCGTGCCCGTGGCTTCGATCACCAGCGAGTCGGATCCGACATCGACGATCTTCGCGCGGAAGACGTCCACGATCTCGATGATCGAACCGCGGGTTTCCTTCGTCGCGCCGACTTTGACGAGCGCCAATTCGCGCGCCACGACCTGCTCCGACGTGACGTCGGTGATCTTCACCACCTCGATCACTTTGTAGAGCTGCTTCGTCACCTGCTCGATGTCGTTCGAGGCGCCATCGACGGTAAACGTCATCCGCGAGAGCCCGGGGATCTCGCTGTGCCCGACGGTCAGGCTCTCGATGTTGAACGCCCGCTGGCGCCACTTGCTGGCGATCTTGTTCAGGACGCCGGGGCGGTCCTGCACCAGCGCCACGATCGTGTGCAGTCGTCGGTTGCTCATCGCGCGTACTCCGGCTGATTCACGGGCGGTTGATCGATCGTCTCAGAAAGGCTGACGCCGGGCGGCATCATCGGGAAGCAGTCCTCCGCTTCTTCCACCTGGAAGTCGATGAGGACGGCGCCCGGGTGCTGCAGTGCCGCCTCGATGGTCGATTCGACCATCGACTTCTCGCTCACCCTGAGGCCGACCATGCCCATCGCCTCCGCCAGCTTCACAAAGTCAGGCTGGAACATGCGGACCGACTGCTTGTTGCCGTCGTAGTAGTGGTCCTGCCACTGGCGCACCATGCCCAGGTAGTTGTTGTTGATGATGGCGAACTTCACCGGCAACTCGTACTCGGTGCAGAGCGCCAGCTCTTCCATCGTCATCTGGAAGCCGCCGTCGCCGCAGAACGACCACACCGTCGACTGCGGCTTCGCCACCTGGATGCCGATCGCCGCCGGCACTTCGAAGCCCATCGTGCCGAGTCCGCCCGACGTCACGAACGAATACGGGTTGTCGCCCCAGAAGTACTGCGCCGCCCACATCTGGTGTTGCCCGACGCCCGTCGCGTAGTACGCCTGCGGCCCCGACAGATCGTAGATCTTCTTGATCACGTACTGCGGCAGGATCTTGTCCGTCTCCGGGATCGCGATCGAAGGGTGGTCGCGGCGGATGTCATCGATCCACCGTCGCCACGCGTCGTGGCGCGCCGGGCTGACGTGCGGGATTAACTGCTGCATCACCGTCTTCACATCGCCGACGATCGGCACCGCCGTCTTCACGTTCTTCGAGATCTCCGCCGGGTCGATGTCGATGTGGATGATCCTGGCTTTCGGCGCGAACTCCTTGAGCGCGCCGGTCACGCGGTCGTCGAACCGCATGCCGATGCCGATCAGGACGTCGGCTTCCTGGATCGCCATGTTGTTCCAGTACATGCCGTGCATGCCCGGCATGCCCATGTTCAGTTCGTGCGACCCGGGGAACCCGCCCAGGCCGAGCAGCGTCGTGATGACGGGTATCTGCGCCTTCTCCGCAAGCTCCTTCAGCTCTTCGGCCGCCCGCGCGATGACCACGCCGTGTCCGGCGAGGATCAGCGGCCGCTCCGCCTCGTCGATGAGTTGCGCGGCTTTCTTCACCTGCTGCGGGTGACCGGTCGTGGTCGGCTGGTAGCCGGGCAGGTCGACGCTATCGGGGTAATTGAACTCCGCGAGTTGCTGTTGCACGTCGCGTGGGATGTCGACGAGCACCGGGCCCGGCCGCCCTGTCGTCGCGATGTGGAACGCCTCGGCGATCGCCGGCGCGATCTGCTCGACGTCGAGCACCAGTTCGTTGTGCTTGACGATCGGGATCGTGATGCCGGTGATGTCTGCTTCCTGGAAGCCATCGCGGCCGAGCAGCCACGAGACGACGGCGCCCGTGATGCAGACCAACGGCACGGAGTCCATCCACGCATTCGCGATGCCCGTCACCAGGTTGGTCGCGCCGGGTCCCGACGTCGCCCAGACGACGCCGGCCTTGCCGCTCACGCGTGCGTACGCGTCGGCGGCATGTGCTGCCGCCTGCTCGTGACGGACGAGGATGTGCTTGATGTCGGGATACTTCTTCAGCGCGTCGTACATCGGGAGGTTGGCGCCGCCGGGGTAGCCGAAGATGACGTCGACTCCCTCCTTGCGAAGGCACTCCATGATGATCTCTGCGCCCTTGATCTTGGTCATTTTGCTCTCCTGCACGCCCGCTCGCGCGGGATCAGTGTGCGCCGGTTGACTGGTTAGAATCGCCTTCCTGTCGCGCGCAGGGCGGACCGAAGGCTGTTAAAGCGGGAGGGCCAGCAGTACGAGCGGAAGCAGCGCGCTCGAAGGGCGGCCCGGGGAGGGCTGTACGACGCGGCCGCGTGACGTCCACGTGGCGTGGAGTGCCGCGGCCGAGGAAACCTCCTGGGGAACCGATCCGTACGTCTTCATGTGCTCCTGGTGGCCGTTCGCGGACTAACAAAAAACCCGCCCACAAAGGGGCGGGATTGCGGCCCGCGGTGCCACCCTTCTTCTCGCCCGAAGGCGAGCGCTCGAGGCGGTGTAACGGCCGCTACCCCGGACAGGGCTACTGCTTCACCCCGTCGGCTCCGCGCCGAGTTCGGTCCGCTCTTGCCGCCGGTCTCGCACCATCACCGGCTCGCTCTGGGGCTGACTTCGGACCTACTGGTGCGCTTCTACGCCAGTATCGGGCCGGAGTATATCGAGCGCATAACGAAGGTGTCAAACTGGTCGGCTGGTGGCTGGTCACTGGTGACTGGTGGCTCAGGCGGCTGGTAACGAGGAGCGGCTCGCTGCGGGAGCCGCGTCTCCTTCGTCCGCCTTCCCGAACGCCCGGGCGTCAGTCCGCCGAAGGGAGCACCTTGGGCTGCATGAGTTCCATGGGCTCGTTGTTGTACTTGAGGTCGAGTGCGCCGGGCTTGATGCACAGCACTTCAACCGCACCATCGCCCGATGCGTAGCGCTTGCCCAGCGCGACCTCGCCGCCGCCGTTGGAGCCGTCCGCCGGCGGCCCGGCTTCCTTGATGTTCAGCGGCGTGTCGCCGTCCTGGAGCGCGCCATCGCCGCCCTTCGTCACGATCAGTTCCGCACCGCTCGCCGCGATGTAGCGCTTGCCGACCTGTGCTGGCATCGTCATCCCTCCGTCTTGTATCAAACGCGAGGACGCGTCCTGTGACTGAACGCGTCCTGCGACATGAGTCTA is a genomic window containing:
- a CDS encoding trypsin-like peptidase domain-containing protein; translation: MQYGYQYPEPESQPRRPRLGATFLTVVLSMIVGGLIVGGVTWAIEDDGGGGSPATVSDNTGVPVSEGDDNPAVVTTDFTELYQSVRDSVVRITTGDVDSSPFSVPQEGLGSGVVIDAEGNILTNFHVVRGFEQVTVTFADGSTAAGEVVGSDPGNDIAMVQVDVDPDVLSPATLGDSSAVRIGESVAALGNPFGLDGSFTTGVISGTGRTLASSSTGRPIRNLLQTDTAVNPGNSGGALFNLRGEVIGINTAIENPNGTGFVGIAYAVPINTPKRFLTELISGEGIDHPRLGISGRTLTQSEAADLSVPHGVAVISVDPDSAADDAGLRPSENGGGDVIVEIDGQAMESFEDLADYIDSKSTGDGVTLKVHRDGEDIELQATLRSWDSSA
- a CDS encoding ribonuclease E inhibitor RraB, which codes for MGFILNLFRNRPKTDKDGVAINALRKRGVDMTRPLMLRHFLYFALEYEARVVAAQLVKQGFDIDLLDAPMNSGLLVVARRADAPDGDAIRVLRASLHELALSQKGEYDGWEAELPSGEGIAGATART
- the leuD gene encoding 3-isopropylmalate dehydratase small subunit encodes the protein MEVVRNIRGRVMPLNRADVDTDQIIPAKYLKRIERSGFGRFAFEEWRKDPSFVTNDRRYDSSPILVTGPNFGCGSSREHAPWALQDMGLRAIIAPSFADIFRNNCAKIGLLTVVLPQPDVDQIVARAEDAPGFEAEVDLESQTVRFGSEVRGFHIDAFVKHSLLNGLDEIGLTLQDSGAIDSFETSRPHYKPRTIAAH
- the leuC gene encoding 3-isopropylmalate dehydratase large subunit, producing the protein MAKTLSEKIWDQHVVRREDGKPDLLYVDLHLVHEVTSAQAFESLRIAGRRVRRPELTLATVDHNVPTIDRDQEWTDPLSTLQVATLKRNCEEFDVPMFGVRDVRQGIVHVIGPEQGLTQPGMTIVCGDSHTSTHGAFGALAIGIGTSEVEHVLATQTLAQATPKTMAIAVDGELHEGVTAKDVILAIIRKIGVSGGIGHVMEYRGDAIRSLSMEGRMTICNMSIEAGARAGLVAPDETTFAYVEGRPFAPRGADWEKALDEWRALPSDDDATFDAVVSLRAEEIEPCVTWGTTPAQSVPVTGRVPDPASFDDERVRELAERSLAYMELKPGTSIQDIGIDRVFLGSCTNSRIEDLRAAAAVVRGQHVAPTVHAMVVPGSGLVKAQAEQEGLDRVFVDAGFEWREAGCSMCLGMNPDILLPGERCASTSNRNFEGRQGRGGRTHLVSPQMAAAAAIAGHFVDIREWRSG
- a CDS encoding PIN domain-containing protein → MGVSEFVVALKGMRHITLDTAGCIYFLQGDSRRFPPVRKLLEMAAQSTLQVELPGIVHLELLVRPYRSGDMREMAMIRGLTHEQPGVSTVDISEQVLLAAAGIRAITNLKTPDALVAASATVSGSDAIVGNDRRFDVLNALDGVELLTAGRKRLPVPKYLHLDDFADTN
- a CDS encoding AbrB/MazE/SpoVT family DNA-binding domain-containing protein, producing the protein MSDNDATPKGAPYPVEHGRGWRRVAEIGAPYLVLDHEDPAIARGTTRLSSKNQITLPVAMVRHLGLEAGDELDLTVVGEAIRVELRPRTPQAWVDRLAGSMAHVAEWKTDDDIDTYVRRERDSWE
- a CDS encoding 2-isopropylmalate synthase, with product MDKVIIFDTTLRDGEQSPGVALTTPDKLEIAHQLAKLGVDVIEAGFPRTSPGDFEAVQTIAREVRSAQIAGLAHANPEAVDDCWNAVKVGEAPRIHVFLSSSDIHIMHQLVKDKETVLEMARTMVARAAAYCSDVEFSPMDATRSDRDYVYWMLEQCIEAGATTVNIPDTVGYTVPEEFAEFIRDIMNNVPNIDKARISVHCHNDLGLAVANSLAAVKAGARQVETCINGIGERAGNAALEEVTMAIKTRRDFFDVETNIRTQELYRTSRLVSDLTGMSTQPNKAIVGANAFRHQSGIHQDGILKMRETYEIMDAKDIGWPTGGAEIVLGKVSGRHGFKSRIEELGYELTPEELSRAFLAFKDLADKKAEIDDRDLEALVADKLRTHDEIYRLDFVQVTCGDHATPTATVRLIAPDGQIRSDAALGTGPVDAVYRAINRIIDVPNELTEFSVKSVTEGIDAQGEVTIRIESAERSYVGRGADTDIIVASAKAYMNALNRMMAIERRRDSEVRTNP
- the ilvC gene encoding ketol-acid reductoisomerase, whose amino-acid sequence is MPEMYYDKDADLAVLHGKKIGVIGFGSQGHAHALNLKDSGLDVAVGLYPGSKSWKAVEDSGLRVGSVREVAEQSDIIMILTPDQVAREVYYGAIADGLKPGNMVMWAHGFNVHYGQVTAPDDVDVTMVAPKGPGHLVRRVYVEGGGVPALFAVHQNATENARQIALAYAKGIGATRSGVLETTFKEETETDLFGEQSVLCGGVTSLVKKAFETLTEAGYQPELAYFECMHELKLIVDLMYEGGMEYMRYSISDTAEFGDYTRGPVVVDAHVKENMRKVLDQIQDGTFAREWILENQAGRPSFNALRRLNAEHPIEQVGAELRGMMAWLKKSR
- the ilvN gene encoding acetolactate synthase small subunit, which gives rise to MSNRRLHTIVALVQDRPGVLNKIASKWRQRAFNIESLTVGHSEIPGLSRMTFTVDGASNDIEQVTKQLYKVIEVVKITDVTSEQVVARELALVKVGATKETRGSIIEIVDVFRAKIVDVGSDSLVIEATGTEDKIDAIVAMLSPFGLKELVRTGRVAMVRGGTTTVKAPPTDGAEQRPHRSAGEGKPKVGSLI
- the ilvB gene encoding biosynthetic-type acetolactate synthase large subunit; its protein translation is MTKIKGAEIIMECLRKEGVDVIFGYPGGANLPMYDALKKYPDIKHILVRHEQAAAHAADAYARVSGKAGVVWATSGPGATNLVTGIANAWMDSVPLVCITGAVVSWLLGRDGFQEADITGITIPIVKHNELVLDVEQIAPAIAEAFHIATTGRPGPVLVDIPRDVQQQLAEFNYPDSVDLPGYQPTTTGHPQQVKKAAQLIDEAERPLILAGHGVVIARAAEELKELAEKAQIPVITTLLGLGGFPGSHELNMGMPGMHGMYWNNMAIQEADVLIGIGMRFDDRVTGALKEFAPKARIIHIDIDPAEISKNVKTAVPIVGDVKTVMQQLIPHVSPARHDAWRRWIDDIRRDHPSIAIPETDKILPQYVIKKIYDLSGPQAYYATGVGQHQMWAAQYFWGDNPYSFVTSGGLGTMGFEVPAAIGIQVAKPQSTVWSFCGDGGFQMTMEELALCTEYELPVKFAIINNNYLGMVRQWQDHYYDGNKQSVRMFQPDFVKLAEAMGMVGLRVSEKSMVESTIEAALQHPGAVLIDFQVEEAEDCFPMMPPGVSLSETIDQPPVNQPEYAR